The Anaerolineales bacterium region CCAGCCCGAAGCAATTGACAAACTGCTGGCTGGCTATAAACAAGGCCTGCGCCAACAGGTGCTGCTTGGCGCCACTGGCACCGGCAAAACCTATACGATGGCCAATGTCATCCAGGCGGTGCAAAAGCCCACTCTGGTGTTGGCGCACAACAAGACTCTCGTGGCCCAGCTGTATGCCGAGTTTAGAGAATTCTTCCCGGACAATGCGGTCGAATTCTTCACTTCGTATTACGACTACTACCAGCCCGAAGCGTATGTGCCGCGCAGTGATCTTTATATTGAAAAAGAGACCGATATCAACGAAGAGATCGAGCGGCTGCGCCTGGCTGCCACCACTTCGCTGATGTCGCGCCAGGACACCATCGTGGTCGCCTCCGTGTCGTGCATCTACGGCTTGGGTAACCCCGAAGCCTATGGCCGCGTGGTGCTCAATCTGGAAAGCGGCAAGCCTTACCGTCGAGACAACTTACTGCGCCACCTGGTGGACATTCACTACGAGCGCAAGGATACAGACTTGGAACCCGGCGCCTTCCGCGTGCGCGGCGACACGCTGGAAGTCGTGCCCGCCTATCAGGACAAGCTGGCCTATCGCATCACCTTCTTCGGTGATGAGGTGGAGCGCATGGTGGAGATCCATACCGTCACTGGCGAGATCCGCCGTGAAATGCAAACCATCGCCATCTACCCTGCCAAGCACTTCATTACTGATGAAGACAAGCTGGCAGCTGCGATCATAGGTATTGAACAGGAGCTGGTAGAGCGTCTCGCCTTCTTGAAATCGCGCGACAAGCTGCTGGAGGCTCAGCGCCTGGAGCAGCGCACGCGCTACGACCTGGAGATGCTGCGCCAGGTGGGCTACTGCACCGGCATCGAGAACTATTCGCGCCATATGGACCAGCGCGCCCCTGGTACGCCGCCCTGGACGCTGATCGATTACTTCCCGGCTGACTTTCTGATGATCATCGACGAGTCGCACATGACCATTCCGCAAGTGCGCGGCATGTACAACGGTGACCGGGCACGCAAAGACATCCTGGTGGAATATGGCTTCCGTTTGCCCTCTGCGGTGGACAACCGCCCGCTCACTTTCGATGAATTTGAACAGCGCCTGGGCACAGTGGTCTACACCTCCGCTACTCCTGGCGAATACGAGCTCAAGCGTGCCCAGCAAGTG contains the following coding sequences:
- the uvrB gene encoding excinuclease ABC subunit UvrB, producing MVANFNLQAPFKPTGDQPEAIDKLLAGYKQGLRQQVLLGATGTGKTYTMANVIQAVQKPTLVLAHNKTLVAQLYAEFREFFPDNAVEFFTSYYDYYQPEAYVPRSDLYIEKETDINEEIERLRLAATTSLMSRQDTIVVASVSCIYGLGNPEAYGRVVLNLESGKPYRRDNLLRHLVDIHYERKDTDLEPGAFRVRGDTLEVVPAYQDKLAYRITFFGDEVERMVEIHTVTGEIRREMQTIAIYPAKHFITDEDKLAAAIIGIEQELVERLAFLKSRDKLLEAQRLEQRTRYDLEMLRQVGYCTGIENYSRHMDQRAPGTPPWTLIDYFPADFLMIIDESHMTIPQVRGMYNGDRARKDILVEYGFRLPSAVDNRPLTFDEFEQRLGTVVYTSATPGEYELKRAQQVVEQIIRPTGLIDPQVEVRPITGQVDDLVGEINKRVAEKERVLVTTLTKRMAEDLSEYLLELGIKVHYLHSEVETLDRISILRDLRLGVFDVVVGINLLREGLDLPEVSLVAILDADKEGFLRSETSLIQTIGRAARHVRGRVIMYADKMTDSMRYAIQETERRRAKQEAYNTEHGIEPVGIIKAVRDLTDQIKVQSMAEAKGEYKTGADKEMSRKEMERLISELEARMRQAAKNLEFEQAALLRDQLYDVRTLLAESADLKPWEKIRVIAGRSEE